The Shewanella sp. KX20019 genome window below encodes:
- the glyA gene encoding serine hydroxymethyltransferase, whose protein sequence is MLKKDMNIADYDPQLFAAIEDETRRQEEHIELIASENYTSPRVFEAQGSQLTNKYAEGYPGKRYYGGCEHVDIVEELAISRAKELFGATYANVQPHSGSQANAAVFMALLQGGDTVLGMSLAHGGHLTHGSHVSFSGKLYNAVQYGIDESTGKIDYAEVERLAVEHQPKMIIAGFSAYSGIVDWGKFREIADKIGAYLFVDMAHVAGLVAAGIYPNPLPHAHVVTTTTHKTLAGPRGGLILSAIDDEAIYKKLNSAVFPGGQGGPLMHVIAAKAVAFKEALDPEFTTYQEQVVVNAKAMARTFIERGYDVVSGGTDNHLFLLDLISKDITGKEADAALGNANITVNKNSVPNDPRSPFVTSGLRIGSPAVTRRGFGEDESVQLTNWMCDVLDDISDLAVSERVKSQVLELCAKFPVYG, encoded by the coding sequence ATGCTGAAAAAAGACATGAATATCGCGGATTACGATCCACAATTGTTTGCAGCGATTGAAGATGAAACTCGTCGTCAAGAAGAGCACATCGAACTCATTGCTTCAGAAAACTACACTAGCCCTCGCGTTTTTGAAGCTCAAGGTTCTCAGCTTACTAACAAGTATGCTGAAGGTTACCCTGGTAAGCGTTATTACGGTGGTTGTGAGCATGTTGATATTGTTGAAGAGCTCGCTATCTCTCGTGCCAAAGAGTTGTTTGGCGCAACGTATGCTAACGTTCAACCACACTCTGGTTCACAAGCTAACGCTGCCGTATTTATGGCGCTACTTCAAGGTGGCGATACTGTACTCGGTATGAGCCTTGCTCACGGTGGTCATTTGACTCACGGCTCACATGTTAGCTTCTCTGGTAAGCTTTATAATGCTGTTCAGTACGGTATTGACGAATCAACTGGTAAGATTGATTACGCTGAAGTTGAACGTTTAGCGGTTGAACATCAACCTAAGATGATCATTGCTGGTTTCAGCGCATACTCAGGTATTGTTGATTGGGGCAAGTTCCGTGAAATCGCTGATAAAATAGGTGCTTACCTATTCGTTGATATGGCTCACGTAGCGGGTCTTGTTGCTGCTGGTATCTATCCAAATCCACTCCCACACGCCCATGTTGTTACTACGACTACGCATAAGACCTTAGCGGGTCCTCGTGGTGGTTTGATCCTTTCTGCTATTGATGATGAAGCGATTTACAAAAAGCTTAACTCAGCAGTATTCCCTGGTGGTCAAGGTGGTCCTTTGATGCATGTTATCGCTGCTAAAGCGGTTGCATTTAAAGAAGCACTAGACCCAGAGTTCACGACTTACCAAGAGCAAGTTGTCGTAAACGCAAAAGCAATGGCACGCACGTTTATCGAACGTGGTTATGATGTTGTTTCTGGCGGTACTGATAACCACCTATTCTTGCTTGATCTAATCAGCAAAGATATTACCGGTAAAGAAGCTGATGCAGCGCTCGGTAATGCCAACATTACCGTCAACAAAAACTCAGTGCCTAATGACCCACGCTCACCGTTTGTGACATCGGGCCTGCGTATTGGTTCTCCAGCCGTTACCCGTCGTGGTTTTGGTGAGGACGAATCTGTGCAGTTGACTAACTGGATGTGTGATGTGCTTGATGACATTTCAGATCTTGCAGTTAGCGAGCGAGTAAAGTCGCAGGTTCTTGAATTGTGCGCTAAGTTCCCTGTTTACGGTTAA
- the nrdR gene encoding transcriptional regulator NrdR — protein sequence MHCPFCSATDTKVIDSRLVADGHQVRRRRECVQCHERYTTFEGAELVMPRVVKQDGSRQPFDEEKLRGGMLRAVEKRPVSMDQIEQSLTKIKSMLRATGEREVKSELIGNLMMDQLVNLDKVAYIRFASVYRAFEDVSEFGEAIANLQQ from the coding sequence ATGCATTGTCCATTTTGCAGCGCAACAGACACTAAAGTGATTGATTCGCGACTTGTCGCCGATGGCCATCAGGTACGTCGCCGCCGGGAGTGTGTGCAATGCCATGAGCGTTACACTACATTTGAAGGTGCTGAACTCGTGATGCCACGGGTAGTGAAACAGGACGGTAGTCGCCAGCCTTTCGATGAAGAGAAATTGCGCGGCGGCATGCTTAGAGCGGTCGAGAAAAGACCGGTATCTATGGACCAAATAGAGCAGTCTTTAACTAAGATTAAGTCAATGCTGCGTGCAACAGGTGAGCGTGAAGTTAAATCAGAGCTAATTGGTAACTTAATGATGGACCAATTGGTCAATTTAGACAAAGTTGCTTACATCCGATTTGCATCCGTTTATCGCGCGTTTGAAGATGTGTCGGAGTTTGGCGAAGCTATTGCGAACTTACAGCAGTAG
- the ribD gene encoding bifunctional diaminohydroxyphosphoribosylaminopyrimidine deaminase/5-amino-6-(5-phosphoribosylamino)uracil reductase RibD codes for MWSTEDNQMMSLAIELAQKGLYTTRPNPCVGSVLVKDGVIVGEGYHIRAGGPHAEVYALNMAGDDAVGATAYVTLEPCSHYGRTPPCAKALIESKVSRVVIAVTDPNPQVSGRGISMLRDAGIQVDVGLLTDAAKQVNLGFLKRMQQSLPWVTVKLAASLDGKTALSNGESKWITGPEARRDVQRVRARHCALITGIETVFADDPSLNVRHSELGSLSNEIAPAELHQPLRVVLDSQARLGAELKMFSIDSPILLISTCDYPESVKSAWPAHVSHQVLPAKEKRVDLIALLTLLGKTCNSVLVEAGATLAGAFVSEHLADEIILYQAMKILGAQGRDLLALPDFETMSQVPSINLIDERKVGKDTRLTLRMSN; via the coding sequence ATGTGGTCAACTGAAGACAATCAAATGATGAGTCTCGCTATTGAGTTAGCGCAAAAAGGACTCTATACCACCCGCCCAAATCCTTGTGTTGGCAGCGTATTAGTTAAAGACGGTGTGATTGTTGGTGAAGGTTACCATATTCGTGCTGGTGGCCCACATGCCGAAGTCTACGCGCTTAATATGGCGGGTGATGATGCTGTTGGCGCCACCGCGTACGTCACATTGGAGCCATGTAGCCATTATGGCCGAACCCCGCCTTGCGCCAAAGCATTGATCGAAAGCAAAGTTAGCCGCGTTGTTATTGCTGTGACCGATCCTAACCCACAAGTCTCTGGTCGTGGTATTAGCATGCTCCGTGATGCGGGTATTCAAGTTGACGTTGGTTTATTAACCGATGCTGCTAAGCAGGTTAACTTAGGTTTTTTGAAAAGAATGCAGCAGAGCTTACCGTGGGTGACCGTAAAGCTCGCCGCTAGCCTCGATGGTAAAACGGCATTATCGAATGGCGAGTCAAAGTGGATTACTGGTCCTGAAGCCCGAAGAGATGTACAGCGGGTGCGCGCAAGACATTGCGCTTTGATCACCGGCATTGAGACCGTTTTTGCTGATGACCCCAGTCTAAATGTCCGCCATAGCGAATTGGGATCTTTATCAAATGAGATCGCCCCAGCAGAACTGCATCAACCGCTGCGTGTAGTATTAGACAGCCAAGCACGGCTCGGCGCTGAGCTAAAGATGTTTTCCATCGACAGCCCCATTTTACTCATTAGTACTTGTGACTATCCTGAGAGTGTTAAGTCGGCGTGGCCAGCTCATGTTAGTCACCAAGTATTACCCGCCAAAGAAAAGCGAGTTGACCTTATTGCTCTGCTCACTTTACTTGGCAAAACCTGTAACTCGGTGTTAGTCGAGGCTGGTGCTACGCTTGCTGGTGCGTTTGTTAGCGAGCACTTAGCGGATGAAATTATTTTATACCAAGCAATGAAAATACTCGGTGCTCAGGGGCGAGACTTACTCGCATTACCTGATTTTGAAACCATGTCTCAAGTTCCAAGTATTAATCTAATAGATGAACGTAAAGTGGGAAAAGACACTCGCTTGACGTTAAGAATGAGTAATTAA